The DNA window TTTTAATTGAAAATGAAAAAGTCAAATAAAAATTACCAACAAGTATGATAGAAAAAAAGTTTAGTGAGTGATTTTATGGATGTTCCAGAACTTCTGAGTCCATCAGAAATAAAAAATAGGGCAAATAACCTTAAAAACTGGTCTGTTCTTGAAGAACACTCTCTGGTAGCAGTTTTCGAATTTCCAGATTTCACACACGCACTTGAATTCACAGTTAAAGCTGGTTTAATAGCAGAAGAAATGCAACATCACCCTGAAATAAATCTATCATGGGGAAAAGTGGCTTTAGAGATAACCACCAATGATCGTGGTGGTTTAACAGAACTGGACTTTTTATATGCCAAAAAAATTAATGACTTACTCTTATAAAAAGTATCCCACCCCCTTATTTTTTTGAACAGTTACACTTGAAATGTATGTCCACAATGGTGATCTGATCACATGCCGACGGTGTGCATTTAACCAGACCCCTACCTATTTTTAAAAAAATGAAAAAATGAGTATATGAAACGTTCAATGAGTGGAATATTACAAAAATATAATCCAAACTAAGAGATATACAATTAAAAACCATGCGCAACTATTGTAACTAATTATTATCGGATTGAATCAAGTTTTCTAATCGTTTGATCGCCTGATACTTGTCTTTTTTCTCTAATTTAGCTTCTTCTAATGAATCTTTAATTGTCTGGATTGAATGGTCATATACTTCCCGGTCCACAGGGTAGGGAAAACCATCTTTACCTCCGTGGGTGAAACTGTATTTAACTGGATCATTCCAGCTGGGACTGTCACCATAAACCAGATCAGAAATAAGGGCTAATGCACGTATCTTCTTAGGACCCATGCCTTTTAATGATATTAATTCTTCATAACTGTCGGGTTGCAGTTCCCATGCATTTTTAAGTACTTCAAATTCACGAGGAGATAGATCAGTATCCAGAACTGGATGGTGGCTGGGTAATGTTAGTTCTGGGCAGAAATTATCCAGACTTGCCTGTTTTAGGTCAATGTGAGGCTTTTTTGAGAAGTATTTCCAGAGGTGATCAGGGTTATCCAGAATCAGATCCAGACTGGTTTGTTGGGCATCAAAACTCAAAGGAGAAGTCATATCCAAGCTTTTTTTCTCTTGAATATCACAACATATCCCATTATGAGGTTCGTTAAGGTAGTCTTCAACTGAATCAGAGAGCCAATGATAACGTCGAGCATATCTAGTGGATTTATTCATTCCTTGCTGCACAACAGCCCACCCGCCTTTTTCAGTTAAAAAGAAAACATGATGATAAAGCTGGTAACCATCCTGTATACATGAATTATCGATCTTGGCGGATATTTTACTGGAATATGCCAGTTCATCCAGTTTTTTTTCAGATAAGGAAAAAATTTCACCTATATCCTGGATTTCATGGGGTGTTTGGCGTGAAGCACGGCCCTTACCACCGGCAACAAGAATACCATGTACTTCCGGATTTATAGCAGTTTTTAAAGCACCACACGTTGTGGTGGTTGTTCCGGAACTATGCCAGTCAAATCCCAATACACAAGAAAACGCCTGAAACCAGTGCGGGTCAGAAATTCTGTGTAAAAATTCATTCAACCCATATTCCAATATTACAGCCTCAGCAACAGCACCAGCCAGCTTCACCATTCTCTGAAAAAGCCACCGTGGTGCTTTGCCCCCATGAAGAGGAAGGTTGGATATTCCACTTCTATGACTCATGCTCCTATATTTTGGGTTTTAGAATAATATTTTTAGGTAAGAGCATCAGAGAAGTATTAAAAAAAATAATGATTAAAAATCCAGGAACCTAGCTAAGCATCCCTTTGAATATTTTCATCAATAATTCTATCTAATTCCTCTAAAATGAATTGGTTATGGTCATGGAAGAAATATTTTTTGATATTTTTCTGATATTCATCTAGACGGGAGAGGAATCGTTCGATATCTTCCCTTTCCAGTTCTTCATGAAATTCACCATATCCCAACCGTTCCAGATAAATAGCATTTAAAATCTGCTCAAACTGTTTTTTCACAGGAACACTTAAAACTGGTTTTCCAAGGTACAAAGCCTCACTTATAAGGGTGAATCCACCATTAGATATCACAGCCCGGGCTTGAGCCATGTCCTGAAAAAAATCATCCTCATTGAAGGTTTTAAACACTATATTTTTATCTTTTTCATCCCGGTGGAATCCATAAACCACAAATTCATCATCCAATTGGTTTAGAATCTCCAGTAACCGAAGGTTAGAGTCACTAGTCTGGTAAACCAGCACATGCTCCCCCTTATTAGGTTTAAGATCCATTATCTCATCACGCAGGACTGGAGAGAAATATGTGGCTTTTTTTGGATTTTTTAAAGGAGGATAAAAATAACTGGTAATTAAATAACGAGTAGGGAGTTGTATGAATGATTTTACCACGCTTTCAGCGGCTAATCTGTCTTTACGATATTTTTTAGGCACTTCTAGCTCGGCTTGGGTTAAAACATGCATGTTATCAATGCTTATCAGGGGCAGGCGAAGGATTTTGGATAACAAGTTTGAATAAAATTCAAAATCAGAAATGATGATCTCAGGTTTCACTGCCTTGGCCACGCTGTACATATTGCGTAGGCTCTTTTTCAGATCTCCAGGCAGGTCTTTCATCCCCTTAACAAAAGTTTTCATGTTTTGAACTGTATTATTCTCATACACTGTGTTAAATCCACCAATCTCATAAACATTGTCAAAATATGTGGAAAGATAATCATAAGCACGGTCAGAAGCAAATATGTGTACTTCATTGTTCTTGGTCAGATGATTAAGGAGAACTCTAGCCCTTATGGCATGCCCCATCCCTTCCCCACAAACCGAGTAAAGAATTCTTTTCTGCTCAGGATGTCCAAAGGTGTAATCCAGATCTTCGGCTGAAATATGCTTACCCCGAAACTGGTAGAAAGTGCTTTTAGCATACTTAAAAGCCACATTACGCAGACCCTCTTCTTGAAGACGCCTGGTGGAAACCAGAAGTTTAGGATTCCTAAGGACTTTGAATTGGCTAATGGAGCCTATGCGTTCAATATAGTCGGTGTCCTCTCCAAAATCTAGGTTTTCATCAAACCCTTCCACCTCATCGTGGAGTTTCTTGGTGGTGATAATTCCATAACACCCTGCACCGTGGGGTTTGATGTTTTCAACTCGTTTCATGAAAAAATTGGCAAAATCATGGGTGATCTTGTTTAAGAAACTGTCACTTAAAGGTGCAATCTGGGTGATGGCAATTCCCAGCCCCCTAACTTGAAATTCATCCAGAGACAACTGGAGGTAATCTCTGGTTAGTATCACATCGGAATCCAAAAATAGTAAAAATTCTCCCTGAGCTACTTCTGCTCCGCGATTACGTCCCACAGCCGGTAACCCCCCTTTGACAACTTTACATCCCCAGTTTTTGGCAATTTCTATGGTGTCATCTTCTGATCCGGCATCAGCCACTACTACTTCATAGTCGCTGAAATCTTGGCAACGTATACTTTCCAGAAGGGGGGGTAGATAGTATTCTTCATTGAAGGTTGGTATGATTATTGAAAGCTTCATTTTCACCTAAATTTTATTTAGATTTTATATTTAAGATATCTTTCGGAATTCTAGAAATAGGAAAAAAAGTTCCAAGTCATGAAAAAACCATCAGCACGGCCCTCATATTTATCTAAAAGATCTTCCAATGTTTTTTTATCACTGATGTTGGTATCCATCCTGATCACAGTTTTGTTTCCTTGTTCATCTGTGCCTAAAACATTATAACCACTCAGATCAACGGGGGCGAACTGATTTATAACCGTTATCTCACGGTATGAACTGTTATTCCCGGCTAGTTCCAGTCCAAGGCCGGATAATGCTACTAAAAATATAAGTGCCAGGGGGAGGATTAGTTGCCGGAACTTAAAAGGCTTTTTTACAAAATAAATAATGAATAATAGGCCTAATCCAATGAGTGAGGGTTGGCTGTACAGCCCCCCATCCACCATTCCAATTAGGGCGACAGTTAAACTAAATGTTAAAAATATCCTGCTAAAATCACTCCGATCATCTAGAGAGAACAATCCAGTAATGCAAGCAAGGGGTAGGGTGATTAAGATCAGATAAGCCCATGGAATAACATCAGAATACAAACTAGCGCCAGTGTGAACATGTTCCGGCACCAATCCGCCAATAATACTGGCCAAATGTCCGAAAACTGATTTGAATACATGGGTGTGCATAGGACTGGTTGAGGTGGAAGTGGGATTAGTGGAGACAAAGATTGTTAAAAGAGGCACTCCATACTTTAAGCGGATGTAAAACTCTATGCAAATACCTACTAAGCAAGTTACTAGTATGATGATCAGGGTCAATTTAAAGAATTTCCTCCCATCAGGACTGTAACTGGTAACCTTATCCTTTAATGGTGCTAAAAACTTCCAATTATTGATTAAAGAGTTTAGTATGAGAAATCCACCCATCATTACCATTAAAAGAACGGCCTTTCCTTCTGATGAGCCAGATAAAAGCGGCCAGGTGATCATGGTTACCAACTGGTCCAGTGCTGAGGTTACATAAATAAGAAAACCTGCAAATATCAGTATAATTCCTAATAATCCAACTTTATCTATTTTCACAGCACATCTCCCTTGTTATTAGATTAGACTGAAATTCCCTATATAAATTTTAATATAAGCAAATTACCCGAATAGGTTTTGAATAAATCGTTAGTTATTTTTTAATGGTTTGTCTAGATTTAACAGATGATTTATTATATTAACAGTTAAACTATAAACTGACTTCTAACATTCTTTCAACTGCTTTTCTAGCTTTATCTGCAATTTCTTGAGGGATAGTAACCAGGAATTTTTCTTCTTCCAGAGATTTTTTTACCTTATCCAAGGTGTGTAATTTCATATTTTCACAGATCGCCTCATCTAGTAATGGATAAATAAGTTTATCTGGATTTTCACGACGGAGTCTTGTTACCATGTCCACTTCTGTTCCTATGAGAAAAGTTTTTTTAGATGAATTAGCCACATGACGGATCATTCCACCAGTGCTCAGCACATGGTCGGCCAGTTGTTGCACTTCACCATCACACTCTGGATGGACCAATACCTCGGCATCAGGATAATTCTCATGAGAAAATGCAATGTCAGCCATGTTAAACATTTTATGCACATAACAGTGCCCTTTTTCTGGTATGGGTATTATTTCTTTATCAGTCTGCTCCTGGACAAACCAGGCCAAGTTCATATCCGGACCAAAAAGTATCTGATCCTCATCCAAGCTTTCAACTACTTTAACTGCGTTGGCTGAAGTGCAGAGGATGTCTGCCTCGGCTTTGGCCTCGGCCATGGTGTTGACGTATAGCACCACTGCAGCATCAGGATATCTCCTCTTGTATTTGAGTAGTTCTTTTTGGGGGAGCATGTGGGCCATTGGACATTCTGCTTGGGGTTCAGGAATTAATATTTTTTTGGATGGATTCAAAATAGCTGCAGTTTCTGCCATGAAATCCACACCACAAAAAACAACTAGATCAGCATCTTCAATTTGGGATGATTCAACACATAACTCCAGGGAATCCCCCAAAAAATCTGCGATTTCCTGTATCTCAGCAGCCTGGTAATTATGAGCCAAAATTACAGCATTCTTATCTTTTTTAAGTTTTAAAATCTCTTTCTGCTCTTGGTTCAACCTAATCTCTCCTTTATATTAGGTTCCCTGCATAAAAACCCTTTTTAAGGTTAAGATTGTAAAAAGGATACTAAAAAAATGGGATTATAAATAATTAGTTAAGATATCTTTAACCGTCACATTTAAAAAAGATTTCCCCTATGAACAAACTTTTCATAAAATTGCATAAAAACATACCCCCACAATAGTAAGATATCCTTTACTTATTCAATTTCAGCTCCTTCCAGTGCCCGACTGCAAGGACAGTTTCTATCAAGTGGAATGTTGAGAATAGAATTATAGATTAGTTCAGTTAACACTTTCTTCTTCTGCTCCACCACATCAAAGACCTCATCAATTGTAATCTTCTCTGAAGATACTGATGCTGCGTAGTTAGAAACCATGCATATAGTGGCATAACACATTTCAAGTTCCCTGGCCAGGACAACCTCAGGAAGGCCAGTCATACCCACTACTGCTCCCCCAATCTGACGGAACATGTGAATCTCTGCCGGAGTTTCAAATCGAGGCCCCTCAGTGCAGACATACACCCCACCATCAACCACCCTGCCATCAACCTTTTTCCCAGTGGATATTAAGGTTTCCCTCAACTGAGGACAGTAAGGCTGAGTTACATCCACATGAACTGCCCGGTCATTGTAAAATGTGAAAGGCCGGGCTCGGGTGAAATCCAGGAAATCATCTGGTATGAGGAACTCTCCCGGTTTTAGGGATTCATTTAAGGACCCCACTGCATTGGTTGCCAGAATACCATCGACTCCCAATTTTTTAAGAGCATAAACATTGGCCCTATAATTAATCATGTGCGGTGGGAGGTCATGACCCTCTTTATGGCGTGGGAGGAAAGCAAGCTCCTGATCTTCAAGCATGAAAATAGATATTGGCGGAGATTCACCGTAAGGTGTGTTTATAATCGTTTTCTCCTTTAAATCTCCCCTTTCAACAATTCGGTATACTCCGGTGCCTCCGATTATTCCCATCATAGCTACAGATCTCCTATATAAAAAAAAATATTTGAAGGAACATTTATCCTTTGGCCACTCCCAATGGAACCACTCGGCCTACCATTCGAGAAATACCAGTCTTATGGACAGTTTGCACAACTTGGTCCACATCCTTATATGCACCTGGTGCTTCTTCAGCCACCACAGGCATGGAGTGGGCTTTCAAATATATTCCCCTACTTTTAAGAAGTTTTAAGACTTCCTCACCACGGTAGGTGCGTTTGGCACCAGCCCTGCTCATCTGGCGACCGGCACCATGAGCAGTTGATCCGAATGTTTCCTCCATTGCCACATCAGTTCCATGCAAAATATAGGAAGACGTTCCCATAGTTCCAGGTAAAAGCACAGGTTGGCCTATGTTCCGGTAATCTGCAGGTACCTCTTCTCTTCCAGGTCCAAATGCTCGTGTGGCTCCTTTACGATGCACATAAAGTTGGGTGTTTTTGCCTTTAATTTGATGGGTTTCTTTCTTGGCAATGTTATGAGCCACATCATAGACAATGCCCATGTCCATGTCCTCTGCATCCTTCTGGAATATTTGTTCAAATGATTCCCGTACCCAATGCAAAATCATCTGCCGGTTAGTCCAAGCATAGTTGGCAGCTGCAGCCATGGCTGCGAAATAATTCTGTGCTTCTTCTGAGTTTACAGGGGCACAAGCAAGTTGTCTGTCAGGAAGGTTAATATTGTATCGTCTGGCTGCTTTGTCCATGCTACGCAGATAATCTGTACATACTTGATGTCCACATCCTCTGCTGCCAGAATGAATAAGTACAGTCACTTGATCCTTTTCCAGTCCAAATGATTTAGCGGCATCATCATCAAATATTTCATCAACTTGTTGAACTTCCATGAAGTGGTTACCTGAACCTAAACTACCCAGTTGGGGTATACCCCTTTTTTTGGCCTTATCACTCACCATGGATGGATCAGCCTCAGCCATGCACCCGTTTTCCTCCAAGTATTCCAGGTCTTTTTCCCAGCCATAACCGTTTTCAACAGCCCATCTAGCACCATTTAATAGAACATCGTCGATTTCACCCTTACGAAGTCTTATTTTCCCTTTGCTCCCTAAACCTGATGGTACGTTACGAAACATTAAATCCACTAGTTCTTTGATTTTGGGTTTGACTTCTGCACTGGTTAAATTGGTGCGGATAAGTCTCACACCACAGTTAATATCAAACCCAACACCACCTGGACTTATAACTCCTGTGCTACTGCTGAAAGCTCCCACTCCACCGATGCTGAACCCGTAACCAAAGTGAATATCAGGGAGTCCAACTGAAAACTTCTGGATTCCAGGAAGACAAGCCACATTTGCCACTTGGTCCACAGCTCCCTTTTCTAAGGTTTTTATAGAATCTTCATCCAGAAAAATCCTACCTGGAACCTTCATTTCCTTCTTATAATCGCCAGGAACTTCCCAAACACAATCGCGTACCTTTTTCAAAATTTCTCCAGTAACCATGAAATCTGATCTCCTCAAATCTAATTAACATACTTAAATTTATTTAATTTTTCTCCAATTGGCCTATTGGAACCTTAATTAAAATCCATTAATTAATTAATGATATAAGTCTTTTAGTTATTAGATAATTTATTATACAGAACTGGTATACCAAGATTTCGATTTACATAGAATTAACTAAGACCAACTTTTTGGAAAATAGGATATGATGTCAACAAAATCAAAAAAAGAAGTAACAGTAACTGAGGAAGATGTTATTAGCTTAGTGGATCTTTTCACACGAGTCCCCCCACTACTCCTAAAGATGGTGGTTAATAGCAATAAGAATGTGGTCAGATCATTTGAATCCCAAGTAAGGGAATATAAAGCTAATTTATCAAGGGAGGAATTGTTGAAAATAGAAAAAGTTATGGATATGCCGGTTCCAGAACTGCAGGAAATCTTAAAAAAGGCTTACCATGAAACAGGGCAGAAACAGTTAAAAATATTGGCCGACCCTAAATCTGGAGATTTTATCCGACAAAACTTAAATGAACTTCAGAAGATAATATTTCCCTGAAAAACTTCCCCTTCTATTATTCATCAATTAATAAAAACATCCTGAACCAGATAAATCCCACCATACCTAACACCATCTTATAAATAAATTTCCTTCACTTAACAGTTCGAATTCTATAATTACTCCTTTGTTGAATAATTCCTTGCATATTACTGCCTTGTTCAATAAATCCACCCTATACTACTACCTTGTTGAGTAATTTCTCAAAAAAAGAAGCTTCTTCTGGAATTGTTTAGAATAGTTTCCACCTGATTTCTGGACATGTTAGGCAATATATCCTCACGATAAAGCATTCGTATCATAGTTTTATCCAAATCTGTGAATTCGGTGATGACTGGTCCTTGATAACATAATACGCTGTTTCGATTCTGATTATGATGAAATCCAAGACAATGTCCCAGTTCATGGACTATGACATGGGAACGCCTGGCTTGACTTAGCTGGTCACTGCCAATGAATACTCTTACTTTGAATATTTCTCCAGCAGGATTTCCACCATAAATACTGCTGGTGCTGACCAGCCATTCAGTGAATCCATCAGCTTCTGATGGGTTAACAGAGTATTGGGCAAATTGTAAGTGGGGTATGAAATATATTTCCATATCCGGTTCATACTGGTTTTTATCATCAATTACCATTCGAAAAGATTTAGCATTAACATTTATATCATTAATAGCTTTGTT is part of the Methanobacterium sp. genome and encodes:
- a CDS encoding 4a-hydroxytetrahydrobiopterin dehydratase: MDVPELLSPSEIKNRANNLKNWSVLEEHSLVAVFEFPDFTHALEFTVKAGLIAEEMQHHPEINLSWGKVALEITTNDRGGLTELDFLYAKKINDLLL
- a CDS encoding DUF763 domain-containing protein is translated as MSHRSGISNLPLHGGKAPRWLFQRMVKLAGAVAEAVILEYGLNEFLHRISDPHWFQAFSCVLGFDWHSSGTTTTTCGALKTAINPEVHGILVAGGKGRASRQTPHEIQDIGEIFSLSEKKLDELAYSSKISAKIDNSCIQDGYQLYHHVFFLTEKGGWAVVQQGMNKSTRYARRYHWLSDSVEDYLNEPHNGICCDIQEKKSLDMTSPLSFDAQQTSLDLILDNPDHLWKYFSKKPHIDLKQASLDNFCPELTLPSHHPVLDTDLSPREFEVLKNAWELQPDSYEELISLKGMGPKKIRALALISDLVYGDSPSWNDPVKYSFTHGGKDGFPYPVDREVYDHSIQTIKDSLEEAKLEKKDKYQAIKRLENLIQSDNN
- a CDS encoding glycosyltransferase encodes the protein MKLSIIIPTFNEEYYLPPLLESIRCQDFSDYEVVVADAGSEDDTIEIAKNWGCKVVKGGLPAVGRNRGAEVAQGEFLLFLDSDVILTRDYLQLSLDEFQVRGLGIAITQIAPLSDSFLNKITHDFANFFMKRVENIKPHGAGCYGIITTKKLHDEVEGFDENLDFGEDTDYIERIGSISQFKVLRNPKLLVSTRRLQEEGLRNVAFKYAKSTFYQFRGKHISAEDLDYTFGHPEQKRILYSVCGEGMGHAIRARVLLNHLTKNNEVHIFASDRAYDYLSTYFDNVYEIGGFNTVYENNTVQNMKTFVKGMKDLPGDLKKSLRNMYSVAKAVKPEIIISDFEFYSNLLSKILRLPLISIDNMHVLTQAELEVPKKYRKDRLAAESVVKSFIQLPTRYLITSYFYPPLKNPKKATYFSPVLRDEIMDLKPNKGEHVLVYQTSDSNLRLLEILNQLDDEFVVYGFHRDEKDKNIVFKTFNEDDFFQDMAQARAVISNGGFTLISEALYLGKPVLSVPVKKQFEQILNAIYLERLGYGEFHEELEREDIERFLSRLDEYQKNIKKYFFHDHNQFILEELDRIIDENIQRDA
- the nadA gene encoding quinolinate synthase, with the translated sequence MNQEQKEILKLKKDKNAVILAHNYQAAEIQEIADFLGDSLELCVESSQIEDADLVVFCGVDFMAETAAILNPSKKILIPEPQAECPMAHMLPQKELLKYKRRYPDAAVVLYVNTMAEAKAEADILCTSANAVKVVESLDEDQILFGPDMNLAWFVQEQTDKEIIPIPEKGHCYVHKMFNMADIAFSHENYPDAEVLVHPECDGEVQQLADHVLSTGGMIRHVANSSKKTFLIGTEVDMVTRLRRENPDKLIYPLLDEAICENMKLHTLDKVKKSLEEEKFLVTIPQEIADKARKAVERMLEVSL
- the mtnP gene encoding S-methyl-5'-thioadenosine phosphorylase; translated protein: MMGIIGGTGVYRIVERGDLKEKTIINTPYGESPPISIFMLEDQELAFLPRHKEGHDLPPHMINYRANVYALKKLGVDGILATNAVGSLNESLKPGEFLIPDDFLDFTRARPFTFYNDRAVHVDVTQPYCPQLRETLISTGKKVDGRVVDGGVYVCTEGPRFETPAEIHMFRQIGGAVVGMTGLPEVVLARELEMCYATICMVSNYAASVSSEKITIDEVFDVVEQKKKVLTELIYNSILNIPLDRNCPCSRALEGAEIE
- a CDS encoding RtcB family protein; protein product: MVTGEILKKVRDCVWEVPGDYKKEMKVPGRIFLDEDSIKTLEKGAVDQVANVACLPGIQKFSVGLPDIHFGYGFSIGGVGAFSSSTGVISPGGVGFDINCGVRLIRTNLTSAEVKPKIKELVDLMFRNVPSGLGSKGKIRLRKGEIDDVLLNGARWAVENGYGWEKDLEYLEENGCMAEADPSMVSDKAKKRGIPQLGSLGSGNHFMEVQQVDEIFDDDAAKSFGLEKDQVTVLIHSGSRGCGHQVCTDYLRSMDKAARRYNINLPDRQLACAPVNSEEAQNYFAAMAAAANYAWTNRQMILHWVRESFEQIFQKDAEDMDMGIVYDVAHNIAKKETHQIKGKNTQLYVHRKGATRAFGPGREEVPADYRNIGQPVLLPGTMGTSSYILHGTDVAMEETFGSTAHGAGRQMSRAGAKRTYRGEEVLKLLKSRGIYLKAHSMPVVAEEAPGAYKDVDQVVQTVHKTGISRMVGRVVPLGVAKG